Proteins encoded in a region of the Cytobacillus pseudoceanisediminis genome:
- a CDS encoding S66 peptidase family protein, translating to MAMKPQRLEKGDAIGIIAPASPPNQENLKRSLAFLDELGVKVKMGDHVTDQYGYLAGNDEDRLADLHKMFLDKEVKAIICAGGGYGTGRIASQIEYSLIKENPKIFWGYSDITFLHTAIRQQTGLVTFHGPMLASDIGKEDADPLSKQYFNQLFEPVTLDYPEGISNLETMVSGRASGVLTGGNLSLLASTIGTPYEIDTKDKLVLIEDINEEPRAVDRMLNQLHMAGKLEDAAGFIIGDFNNCVPERELSLELDEVLDTYIKRVNKPAVKGFNIGHCSPHISVPLGVMAELDAAGKNLIIESGVK from the coding sequence ATGGCAATGAAACCTCAGCGCCTGGAAAAAGGCGATGCGATTGGAATTATAGCACCGGCAAGTCCGCCCAATCAGGAAAACCTGAAGCGATCCCTGGCCTTTTTGGATGAGCTTGGCGTAAAAGTAAAAATGGGCGATCATGTGACTGATCAATATGGATACCTTGCCGGAAATGACGAGGACCGGCTGGCAGATTTACATAAAATGTTTTTGGATAAGGAAGTCAAAGCCATCATTTGCGCAGGCGGCGGCTATGGCACAGGGAGAATTGCGTCCCAAATTGAATACAGCCTGATTAAAGAAAACCCGAAAATTTTCTGGGGCTACAGTGATATTACATTCCTGCACACCGCAATCCGCCAGCAGACGGGATTAGTCACCTTCCATGGCCCGATGCTGGCATCCGATATTGGCAAGGAGGATGCGGATCCGCTATCAAAGCAATATTTTAACCAGTTATTTGAGCCTGTAACGCTTGACTATCCAGAAGGGATTTCAAATCTGGAGACAATGGTAAGCGGCAGGGCTTCGGGAGTCTTAACGGGCGGCAATTTGTCTCTCCTGGCCAGTACGATAGGGACACCCTATGAAATAGATACAAAAGATAAGCTTGTTCTTATTGAAGACATCAATGAAGAGCCCCGTGCGGTCGACCGCATGCTAAACCAGCTGCATATGGCCGGGAAGCTTGAGGATGCCGCCGGCTTTATCATCGGGGACTTTAATAATTGCGTCCCTGAAAGAGAACTTTCCTTAGAACTGGATGAAGTACTGGATACTTATATAAAAAGGGTGAATAAGCCGGCTGTAAAAGGCTTTAATATCGGCCATTGCTCTCCGCATATTTCTGTGCCTTTAGGTGTAATGGCAGAATTGGATGCTGCCGGTAAAAATCTGATAATCGAAAGCGGCGTTAAGTAA
- a CDS encoding peptide ABC transporter substrate-binding protein, with protein sequence MKKFLSLLLAGVLLFVMAACTANENAGKETDSKDDGKKEEESAEKVLYLNNGQEPTSFDPPIGFDSVSWSALNNLMEGLTRLGQDHEPEAAIAEKWDISEDGKVYTFHIREDAKWSNGDPVTAGDFEFAWKRLLNPDTGSSAAFLGYFIEGGEAYNNGEGSADDVKVKAVDDKTFEVTLVSPQAYFLSVITNPAFFPINEKVATENPKWFAEAESFVGNGPFNLTEWEHDSHFVMEKNDQYWDAETVKLDKIHWAIIDDTNTEYQMYQSGELDVSDVPSELSEQLLGEAKVEDQAGDYFYRFNVNMEPFQNLNIRKAFAMAVDQQQIVDFVTKNGEKPAYGFVSYGFTDPSGKDFREVSGDLVKTNAEEAKALLEKGMEEEGYDKLPEVTLTYSTDDTHKKIAEALQQMFKENLGVEVKLANMEWNVFAEEQKALKFQLSRSSFLADYADPINFLENFQTGHSMNRTGWSNEKYDQLIKDAKNEADEAKRFELMYEAEKILFGEMPIIPIHFYNQVYLYNDAVSGIVRHPVGYMELKWADKK encoded by the coding sequence ATGAAAAAGTTTTTATCACTGCTGCTGGCAGGTGTATTGCTGTTTGTCATGGCAGCCTGTACGGCAAATGAAAATGCCGGCAAAGAAACAGACAGCAAGGATGATGGCAAGAAAGAAGAAGAAAGTGCTGAAAAAGTGCTTTATTTGAACAATGGCCAGGAGCCGACTTCGTTTGATCCTCCTATCGGCTTTGACTCTGTTTCCTGGAGCGCACTGAATAACTTGATGGAAGGTTTGACCCGTCTGGGGCAAGATCATGAACCAGAAGCAGCAATTGCTGAAAAATGGGATATCTCAGAAGATGGAAAGGTTTATACCTTTCATATCCGTGAGGATGCAAAATGGTCAAATGGTGATCCTGTAACTGCAGGTGACTTCGAATTTGCATGGAAGCGCCTTTTAAATCCTGATACAGGTTCTTCAGCCGCTTTCCTTGGTTACTTCATTGAAGGCGGAGAAGCTTATAACAATGGGGAAGGATCAGCTGATGATGTAAAAGTAAAAGCAGTTGATGACAAAACATTTGAAGTTACTTTAGTTAGTCCGCAAGCTTACTTCTTAAGTGTAATCACTAACCCTGCATTTTTCCCAATTAACGAAAAAGTTGCAACAGAAAACCCGAAGTGGTTTGCTGAAGCTGAATCTTTTGTCGGAAATGGTCCTTTCAACTTAACGGAATGGGAGCATGACAGCCATTTTGTGATGGAGAAAAACGATCAATATTGGGATGCTGAGACTGTAAAGCTTGATAAAATTCACTGGGCAATCATTGATGATACAAATACTGAATATCAAATGTATCAATCGGGAGAACTGGATGTATCGGATGTACCTTCTGAGCTAAGCGAGCAGCTGCTGGGAGAAGCAAAAGTTGAAGACCAGGCTGGAGATTATTTCTATCGATTTAATGTAAACATGGAGCCATTCCAAAATCTAAACATCCGTAAAGCATTTGCGATGGCAGTGGACCAGCAGCAAATTGTTGATTTCGTCACAAAGAATGGTGAAAAGCCAGCATATGGATTTGTTTCATATGGTTTTACTGATCCTTCAGGAAAAGATTTCCGTGAAGTGTCGGGAGATCTTGTAAAAACAAATGCAGAAGAAGCGAAGGCATTGCTTGAAAAAGGCATGGAAGAAGAAGGATATGATAAGCTTCCAGAAGTTACCTTAACATACAGCACGGATGATACACACAAGAAAATAGCTGAAGCACTTCAGCAAATGTTCAAAGAAAACCTTGGCGTGGAAGTAAAGCTTGCCAACATGGAATGGAATGTATTCGCTGAAGAACAAAAAGCGCTTAAATTCCAATTATCACGAAGCTCGTTCCTTGCTGACTACGCAGATCCTATCAACTTCCTTGAAAACTTCCAGACAGGACATTCCATGAACCGCACCGGCTGGAGCAATGAGAAATACGATCAGCTGATTAAAGATGCAAAGAATGAAGCTGATGAAGCCAAACGCTTTGAACTAATGTATGAAGCAGAAAAAATCTTATTTGGAGAAATGCCGATTATCCCTATCCATTTCTACAACCAGGTTTATCTCTATAATGATGCTGTTTCAGGAATCGTCCGCCATCCGGTTGGATACATGGAGCTTAAATGGGCAGATAAGAAGTAA